In Chrysemys picta bellii isolate R12L10 chromosome 3, ASM1138683v2, whole genome shotgun sequence, a single genomic region encodes these proteins:
- the LOC135982627 gene encoding uncharacterized protein LOC135982627, with product MQADNRKRAPASTVREVLDLIAVWGEDSVLAELRSKRRNAKTFEKISKGMMERGHNRDSEQCRMKVKELRQAYQKTKEANGRSGSEPRTCRFYAELHAILGGAATTTPPVIVDSGSGIVSSATPEDSADGGEEEEEEDELAESTQHSVLPNSQDLFLTLTEVPSQASTQDSDPMEGTSAAANSTSLPPPSRRLSQIRRCKKRTRDEMFSEIMESSRSDRAHLNEWKETVSKYRKEASEREDMRDQREDMRDQREERWRQEDQRRQDATLGLLREQTDMLRRLVELQERLLENRLPLQPLFHPPPSPCSVSSSPRRVRTRGGRLRTPSHSTPVDSPSKRLSFF from the exons atgcaggctgataatcgaaaaagagcaccagcatcgaccgtgagggaggtactggatctgatcgctgtatggggagaggattcagtgcttgcagaacttcgttctaaaagacgaaatgcaaaaacttttgaaaaaatctccaagggcatgatggagagaggccacaatagggactctgagcagtgccgcatgaaagtcaaggagctcagacaagcctatcaaaaaacaaaggaggcaaacggtcgctccgggtcagagccgcggacatgccgcttctacgccgagctgcatgcaattctagggggggctgccaccactaccccacctgtgatcgtggattctgggtcggggatagtctcatcagcgacgcctgaggattctgccgatgggggagaggaggaggaggaggaggatgagcttgcagagagcacacagcactccgttctccccaacagccaggatctttttctcaccctgactgaagtaccctcccaagccagtacccaagactctgaccccatggaagggacctcag cagctgcaaattccacaagcctccctcctccatcccgaaggttatcacagataaggcgttgtaagaagagaacgcgagacgagatgttttctgaaattatggaatccagccgcagtgacagagctcatctgaatgagtggaaggaaacagtttcaaagtataggaaagaagccagtgaacgtgaggacatgagggaccaacgtgaggacatgagggaccaacgtgaggagaggtggcggcaggaagaccagaggaggcaggatgcaacgctggggctgctgcgtgagcaaacagacatgctccggcgtctggtggagcttcaggaacggctgctggaaaacagactgccgcttcagcccctgttccaccctcccccctccccatgttccgtatcctcctcaccccgacgtgtaagaacgcggggggggaggctccgtacaccttcccattccaccccagtagacagcccaagcaaaaggctgtcatttttttaa